Within the Takifugu rubripes chromosome 8, fTakRub1.2, whole genome shotgun sequence genome, the region CATGAGGTGGAGAAACTGAAGAAACAGCAGGGGAGCTCACACCTCTTCATCTGAGCTTGTGAATTAGACAGCAGCCTTTCTCTGCAGGTCTCTAGCCTTGCCCTCTGCCCTGCTGCTATTTCCTGCATTGGATATAATTATCTCTGCTCCGGGAGTCCGAAAGGATTACGGTGTGGAATGTGTGACATCAAGACGAGGAGGTTTTAGCTCAATCTGCCACTGCTGTAAAGGTGCGACGCTCCAACGTTAATAACTGCTAATCACAGCGGGAAGTCAAGCTGCGGTAAACAATCCCCCGGCCCCCAGGGAGCGCCACTGGACTCCAGACTGCACTGGGAATGTGCAAAGCAAAGGATGAAAAGTTGGGAAAACGGGAAGCAGTTTGGCCCAGCTGAATCTTTCATTTTCATATGAACTTGCTCACATTTAAACTTAGAAGCCAGGCGTGTCGCCTTCTGAATGTTAGCAACATGTTAGCTCTCAGGAGCCACTGGATATTTGCCTCCATCTAAATGCAAGCTTCCTCACTGGCGAAAACCTTTTTTCGCAAGCTCAGACCTgtgatttttaaattaaaaccagTTAAGATTCAAAATTTGCCGGCAGGTATGTGCGATACTTCAATGGCCTTCTGTCGGGGCACATCAAAATCAACAACAAACCTCTCTTCCTGCACCACGTCATCATGCACGGTATCCCCAACTTTGAGTCTAAAGGAGGTGAGCACCCGCCAGATGAACCGGAGCACATTGTTCTGGCAGGATTGTGAATAGGTTGTCTTGGTTGCACAGGCTGCCGCCCTTTCCTGAAGATCTACCAAGCGATGCAGCCAGTCTACACGTCAGGGATATAGTAAGAAAACGTTTATTCCATCATCTATCTGTGTTTTAGTTAGGAGACAAGGATGTTAGCCTACGCTAACACTTTATCGCTGTGATTCTTTTAGCAACGTGCAGGGAGACAGTAACACTAGTATCTGCATCACCATCGAACCAGGCCTCCTCCTGAAGGGAGACATCCTGGTAAGTTTTCCCGAGTGGGCGGGCGAACGGCTTGAGCTTTGTACTGACCTGACATCTCGCCGTAGCTGAAGTGTTACCACAAACGATACAGAGGCCCGACCAGAGACGTAGTGTTCCGGGTGCAGTTCCACACCTGTGCCATCCACGACCTTGGCGTGGTGTTCGGGAAGAGCGAACTGGACGAGACCTTCAAAGGTAATGGCTTTGCGGAGCTTTTAACATTAAAGTAACAAATAAACATAACTATTATTTGACCTGCTGCTCATTATTAATCATTTCATCCTCCTCGTCTGTGCAGACGACAGGTTTCCTGAATACGGGAAAGTGGAGTTTGTTTTCTCCTATGCACCAGAAAAAATTAGAGGTAGCTTTTATAATAGCACTGTTCCACATGGAAGCGAATGGTGGTGTCAGTAAGAGACTTCATTACCCATAATCCCCTCTGGTCCTCAGGCTTAGACCACCTGGAGAACGGCCCCAGTGTTTCCGTGGACTACAACACCCAGGAAAACCTGATTCGCTGTGATTCATATGACAACTTTAGCCAGCGCTCTGAAGATGCCGTGGATGGAGAGCGTGGTACggcccagcacacacacatttgtatttttgtatgtttgtgaGGACTCATCACCATGGTTGTTGGTTGAGGCCCTCCCAAAGTGGCATGTATGCACacaagtttgtgtttttattttcgaGAACTCTCATCAATATTGGTAGATGTAGCCTGtaggagaacacacacatccatacacacacatacacacacacacacacacacacacacacacacacacacacacataaaaacacgtaaaataaaataacactgtTTTAATTGCCTACAATGTTGCTTTTACCACGAAATCAGGAGGAAATTCAATTAGAGATCAGCAATAAagtttaaaattattattactTGTTAGAACAATGTTTTATTATAGCTGATAAGCAACATTTCTGAATGATTACAGCCTTTTATTTACTTTACTGGCCAAATTCTTACACTATTATTTAATACTGTGTGAGTTTTCAGTGCCCCCCCCTTCTGCCTGTCATTTACAACTTTAAATAGCTGTTGCAGAAATAGGGGGCGTCAGTCGCCGCacagctgaccccccccccccctccccggagGAGGAGGTTGTAACCTGAGATACCTTCATTCTCAGAGCCCCGAAAGCTTTCAAGTGCACGTCCGCCTGCTCCAATGTTTTGCTTCTGTTGCACCAGGAATTCAAATGACGAACTCTTCATGTTGCTTTTATGAAATTGCAGCTCCTGTAATCGCTTGGCGACAGCAGGGTTGCCATGAATTGTTGTGTTGCCTGAGACGTGAACAGCTAGCAGTGTTCTCAGCACTCAGCTGAGCAGGAAAACCATCCCCGCCGGTTTATTCCTTCCTCTAATTGCAGCCGTCACTCTGAGCTGCAACTGAGGgacttttcacttgttttggaGACCAAACTGAAAATTTTCTGTCAACATCAGATTAATTACGACGGCATAAAATTCTGGGAAAACGATTCAGAAAGGCAGAGAATGTTAATTAGGCAGCAAATACATGTGTGAGATTGCTAATGCAGCGAGCCGCCGCCACATGAAAGACACTGATATGCTCCCAGAGAGAAACTCCTATTTTTACTCTCCACAGTTCAGGGGCGACAGTTCAGCCCACGACTGCAGACTTGTTTATGTGTCCAGGTGCGAAACGCTCGTTTCATCCTTTGGGGATGGCCGACTCATCCCGGCGCCGTTTCTAACAAAGACTGGAAAACTTGGCATTCTGTTCTCAAAGACTTGGTGAAAGATGGCTGTCTGTAAAGGCTTGGCAGGATTAGGGGCTCCAAATGTGAtgccctggactgcagagagcATTTAGGAACAGTCACTCAGCTTGAGGGCATTCAATAATTAGACGGTTTCCTTTATATAAGCAAATAACGTGCTTATGTATGCGCAACTTCTCATGAGGCAATATTTCATCCGTGGAGTTGTTCTTTTTCTTATAGCCCCCACAGAGTGGATGCATCCACCCAGCCAGAGGTCAAACCAGTCAGAGGCCACTCGTTTCCGTGTCAGTCCTTGGCAAAATACCCTCCAGGGCTGTTATCCAAAATGTGATAAAATGCCACCAGGGGTACCTTTGGATTGAAGAACTGGTCTCTAAGGAGTATTTCCACTCGACAACATTTGAAGAGTAGCTTCTTAGGAATGTTTTTTGATGGATAAGATGTGATAAAAATGCCCTATACATTCACTTTCAAGAGATAACACCTCAGGAAAGTGCCTGATAAGATGTGTTAAGGAGTCTAGTGTAGTATAGGATGTTGGTTTAGGCTAAATAATAGTGAGCTGTAGGGTTTTTAGGCACATGATACTGTCTAATACAGTAGCCTCTCAGTTCCCTTTACATAAAGAGCCTTTTTAAATTCATAGGAAATATTCAGCTGTGTGACGGTAAtaaatttgtttaaaatgtagtgTTGTAGTGTGTCGTCGTTTTACGTGCAGTTGATTTGTGCGTCTGGTGTACAGTGACGCGGCAGCTCATTCCTCCGTGTTTACCGTCCTCCTCTCATATTTGGTTGGGGCTGAGCCCTGAAACATGTCTGGAGTCggcagagacagagatagagagaggggcCCCAGAGGAGGGCCACACGCAGAGAGCAGCAGACTTCTGTGTCGAACAAGGAAGGTTCGGTTTGTGTTCAGCTGCAGATATACATACTTGACTGTGAGGGAGACCTTGAAATCCCGACTAACTACTTTCTTTGGGAGTTTGTCACTCCCGTTGGCCATTAACGAGGACTAATGTTCAAAGTTATTTGATAAAACAATAAAGTGTATTAATTTGGATACTGGGCAGTCAAATCACTGCAGCATTAGCTAGCTGAAATGTCATCCCGTGACTGACGAGCATTTTGTATCCATTTGGTTCATGGACAAAAGAGTCcgtttgtctgtttgttgcgTTACCGTGGCAACATCATTGCGCCCTGTGTGTTTGGCACCTGGCCTGCATAAAATGAGTCATGGAACGGGCGATTTCTGTGTGGAACACTTTATGAGCAGGCTACAATTTGGGTACACCAAAACTATGCGGGGCCTCCAGTTGGTAGTTTTATGTGAAATCCAGAGACGCGGACACAAGACATCCAGTGTCAGTCTGTGCCTAATGTGTTGCACAGTTGAATTACATAATCGTGCGGCTTAGCGAGTCAAATAACACTGTTCGGTTTTCACGGCAACGGCTGCGTGCTGCGCTGTGACGAGACTTTGAAATGTCGAAGGTCCAAAGCGTCGTTTCCAGGTTGAGAAAAGCTCCCCGTGTGCCTCACAAGAGGGCTTCTACTTAGACGTCCTGCTGACAGCACAGTGAGCTGTTGCAGCAGGTTTAGATCTGAGCCCTGGAGACCCCGCTGAGCCGGTACTCATCTTCTAATGTCTCCTTCTCCTACCATCCTCCAGCTTGGTCTCCCgctctgttttcctctgttcCCGCCTCCTTTATTCAGTACTTCAGGGTTACTGACTGTTTTATATAAGGTTAAATGTTTTTGGCAGGAAACCATGTTGACGGCTGGCCGACTGTGATTTTCATGGCAGCTAAAAGTTGTCATTTCAAAGACAGATGCACAGAAAACAGACCCACCAGGCAGGAGACACCAGGCGTGCAGAGGAGGGTGTGGCGGACAAGCCAGCAAATCATCCTGATGTGATCCCATCTCTCATCAAAGAGACGAGGAcagttttatttctgtccttATGCAAAAATGTTCATCCGAGCCCCACCCTAATCCACTTTAACCCAATCAAAAGTGTTGGTTTTTTTGAGAGCACGCCTTCTCTAACCAGGGTGAGGTTACCAGATTTAAACCTTCTCTTCACGCTTTTAGGACTTTGTTTTGTACGTTTCCATTTTCTGCCTGGGAAGTCAGATAACCCATCTGGTTTGTTGCTCTTGAGGACTGGTTTTCTGCCTGAGAGCACAGTCCTGCAAGGACTGCAATTTTCTGGACATGTCTGACTCCTGCTGGTGTTGGACCCACTGGAGGAATGACCCCTGTTCCCGTTTCCCAGGCCCCAGGGGTGACTCCCCAGACACAGTGTGCTGCACGTCAGCAAGATTCTCCCAGGGATGCTactctgttcctgagttctTTCATTCAGACGCCCTAACTCTTCACCAGTTTCTGTAGATGGGGGCTCAGAGTCTGAATGGATAGTGAGAGGTGTGTTTGAAATCCACCTGATGCTACACAAGGATTCATCCAGTCTGTAGAAAGACATATTGCTCCTCCTGTTGTGCACCTGTTGAGTTTATCACTTCTGAATCATACGAGCTACCGTGGTCCAGAGCTCCGTGATCCGAGCTGACAAATTCCTGCTGTCTAAATGGAAAAGAGTCAGATGCAGCCTGACAACCGACAGCCCGAGTCTCATCGTATGACAGACAAGGTAGGAATGAGTGACATCATCCCGAAAGCAGTCTTGGGGACAGACGCTTATACAGTCACGTTACCTCAATCGGTGACAGCTGGACGGTGGATGACGGATGTGCTCACAGGCAGACACGGCAAATATAAAACCCTGACAGTTTTCCTTGTGCCGGTCACTGATACACTCATCACGATTCTTTCACAGATATTCCAAATGTCCCTCTTTAAACTAGCTCCTCTTCAGTTTTATCAGGTTAGAACGTCCACCCAAGCATAATTTTCCAGCCCTTCCTATTAGTCTCAGGCACCCAGAGGTCTTTAGGAGGAATCAGTCAATACTTGTCACCACCCGTTGGCATGCATGCAGCCATTTTCACGATGATATGAAAGCTGTGAAGGTGAAAGTCGCATCCTGCTGCGAGACGCTCAACGGCTCCTTGACAGCACCCTGCCTGCTGTCACGGGTTGCCTTGTGATGAAGGCCCCTCCTCAAGTCGCTGGACTTCAGAGCTTTAAAAGTTGGAGTGGCAGGTTGATAAATTAACCTTCAACACAGGTGGGAAAAGATTCATCttaagatgatgatggtgaaggaagCCAAGTGGAAAATCGTTTTCATGTTAGAAAAAAGTCAAATATCTTTCGCCATGTCTTTAAATTGGAATTAAAGTTAATTAGCAAGACTGACCCCCTGCAGAGCAAACAAAAGTACCCACAATATAGTCTGAATCATCCAGATTTATCAGTGTTTTTCTGTGCTGGTTCTCACTGTTAAGCTTATGCTACGCTCTTTGACTGCCCCATTTGTTTCATCCTTTATGAGCGTGAAAGGACGAATCATTCTTTCCAGAGGTCCTGGGTTTAAGGTGTACCTGCCCAGTTCTCTGTAAACCTGCAGACCACAGACCAGAGACAAATACCCAGTCTAGACAGGTCAGATTTTGACATTGGTTTAAAGCAAAACAAGGTTTCTTCCCCATCTTGACCTTTCTTAAAACCTTAAACACCAATTAAGTTGCTAAGTTGATATTTTTTAGGGAAGATTGTGATGTGTTCTAATGCTGGTCCTCCCGTTGTGGATTTTACTGAATATGTATGAGGTTGCGGTTTTGAAGTGTGACTGCGGTGAATAGCGCTTGTTTACTACAGTGGGAAACAAGTTGTGAAATGTATTTATGTGGGTCACACTTCTGCAAATCCAGAGATCTAATTTGAGGTCTGATGTAAGTGTTTACTGAAACCAACGTTGTTCCCTCCAGCTCCTGAGAGTCAGCAGCATGAAGGTGGATCTGCCTTATATCATAGTTGAGACAGGAGATTGTTCGGAATGGAACTGAGTCTCTTTCAAGGGCACcttttctaaagaaaaaaaagccacgTGATTCTTGCGGCTGATGGACAAGGCTGTGACTGCGGCCCTCATTTGAGTTCCTGTCATGCCGTGTTTGCGTGGCACTTCCCATGTTTATGGAGGACACCTGTCTTCCGcttttggagggaaaaaaaatagcagCGGAGGCGGTTAAGGGGGTGACACTCACCCCGGAAACATTCACACTTGGCCGTTGAGTTGTCTCACTCAGCTGACGTCAGTGCAGCTACTTCATCTCGCTGGCACGCACGTAACTTGAAAACATGTCAGCGGCATCACAGCCAACCAAAAAGTGGTGCAGTTTGCTGAACAAAAATAGATTTACAGACGCGAGCTCTGCTGAAGAACATCTGTGCTTTATATGTGTCACACTGTTCACGAGTCCTGGTGAACTGATCAATGCTGCAACGCCAGCAATTTCACATTAAATCAGTGAACAGTCACAGATCAGCAAGCAGGGGTGAGGCGAAGGGGATCCcctctgatgacatcagcagGTGGCAGATGGTGTGGGAGTTGTAGTTTATTTCAGAcagctgggtggtggtggtggcggtagAGTCCCTCCCCCACTGACGGGGGGAGAGCTCATCCCGGAACGCCAGCTCACCCCTTTAGGCAGCACTGTGGTACGGCCCCACCTCTCCTCATACAGCATATGTTGGGTGATGAGAGGACACGAGAGCAAGAGTCCAGACGTAGATATTTCAGTCTCTGAGAGGCAACTGAAGGACTTTGTAAACTGGGATTTAGCTTCGTTTTTAGATTAAACAAACTGACTGAAGGGGAGGAATTCTTCATTGCTTCAGTTGTGAATGAGAATTAAACTGTTGACTGACTCCAGGTAAGCATGGCTTTCAAATGATGGAGGGATTAAGATCTGAAGCAACATTTTCATCCAGATTAATTGAGACCACCTCTGTATCCAGCTCCGTAACCTGCTTTACAACTTGATTTTAGCCCTTTCGTTGTTGCATGAGAGCTGTCGCTGAAAGTGAGGTAGCAGCAGTCAACATATGAACCATGTGTGTGTCATATGTCACTGAGCAAATGTGTGTGCTGGACGTGGGAAGCCTGTggcagtgtgtgtttttcctctggtAAGCTTTCAACAATGCCTTCCACAAAATGAGCGATGGCACGTGCGATTGTTGTCTTGGGAGCATCTAAGTTGGTGTTTACTGTTGCAGGACGTGTTGCCATCATATAATTACACTGACAACTCTCGCTATGCcatgtttgttgttggtttaaatGTATGCTTTTAAGGTCCAGCCTTTTTCATCCAGGTTTGCGTTCTTGCTGAAATTCACAGACTGGTTTTAAAGCTCTCATCAACAACATTTACTCTGTGTTCCTTGGAAGAACATCCAGACCAGAAGAATTTGGGTTTGGGTTGAGGTTCAGTTCGGCTTCACATGCCATTTCGGATTtgaacccccccttcccccccaaaaacacaaaaatcataAAATTTTGCCTGGATGGTTTCTATAAATACATATGTTACTCATTGCTGTGGAAAATAATATCTTGTGGTATCCCAAAATTGTGTAACATACTGGCATGGTTTGACTTCACCAGAGTGATTTAGCAGCTAGAAACCAATTTCAGCTCAACATCCTGTCCCGTAGCCCAGTTCAGTTCTGGGTGTTCTGACTGGCCTTGACTCACAGGCCTGCTCATTCTTTGCGTGAGACAGGAACCACCCTGGGTCGCGTCACACCGTGTGGGCATGGACTTGCGCAACGTGACATAGGCTGTAGACCTACAAAATAGTTATAAATAGCACTTGGTTGCTAGAGGCTGTGCCTAATGCTACACCTCACTTTCAGAGTAAAATGGGTGGGTGTGTTTTTGGTATCCCAGTTCAGTTCAAATGTTAAAGCAAAACAGATTAAATTTCACATGGGTGAAGCCAACCAGATCCTGCACtgatcattttgttttgtttgtgtggtttttttccAGAGGTCATTCACACTCAAGGTCCACTTGATGGAAGCCTTTATGCCCGGGTCTGTAAGAAAGACTCCCTGGAGGGAGTTGTCGCCATCAACGGTAATCCAGTCCATGAAAATTCCTTAGCCAGCACAGAGAACCAGTTACAACACACAAGCTCCTTGCTTCAAACCGCCGAACAGACCCTTCCTGTGATTGGCCAcgcttctcttcctgctgttgaCCACACACTCTCTGTGAGCAGTGACTCGGGCAACTCCACTGCATCCATTAAAACTGATCGTACCGACGAGCACAGCCAGCCAGTGCACAGCACTGTCAACCACAACAATCCGGCAGTTCCCCACCCGACACTTAGTCCCCAGGAGAAAAAAGAGCTTGATCAGCTCCTTAGTGGCCTCGAAGCACCGACTCTTCAACGACAAGCCTACCTGGCTACATCCACCAGTCCGGGAGGCGGTGTCCGACACCTGGTCCCAGCACAAGTGCACGTTAACGGAGGCCACCCAAGGCTAGTTCCTGTCCCCTCAACGGAAGAGCGTGAGACGGACATTCTTGACGACGAGCTGCCAAATAGCCAAGAGGGAAACAGTGTGGACAGCCTGGGTACACTGTCATCCTTAGAGGGTCAAGCAACCCCAGGGGATCTCTATTACCAACAAGAGAAGTCCGTCAGCAGACAAAACGACGGGCCATATCTTGAGAGAGGCGTTtgtcgggaaaaaaaaaacgagatGCCCATGCATGGAGTTCATACTCCGATGATGCAGGAAAGACCTGTGGACTCTGTATCCCCACAAGGGGGATATAACAAATACCAGAACGGTGGTGGGATGTACCACTCTGAATCCTATGGGATTCCACCTGCCAGCAGCCCGGAGGGAAACCCTAAACTGATGCCCAGGGCCCCAGAGAGAAGCACAAGTAGCCGGGAGGCTGTTCAAAGGGGCCTCAATGCCTGGCACCAGTATAGCCTCCCAGATGATCCATTTGGACCTCCCCTGCAGTCAACCCATAGCATGCCACAGTTCCCCACAGCAGCCTCACAGCGGGACATAGAGCAGTCCATCGAGGCACTGAATATGCTCATGCTTGACCTGGACCCCATTAACTCTCACATGTCCAAGTCCCATAGTGCACCCTCCGGGGAGAACATCCTGAATTCATCCCAGGCACCCTTCTCCCAGACCCTCTCCAGACCCTCATACCAAGGAGACTCCGCCATCCACAGATACAATAACTCTGAATCTGTCAACAATCCCTCCCATCAGCCCATATGGTCAGCTGGAAGAGTGTCAGCAGTGCCTAACCAGAGCCCTATTATGGATTCTCAAGCACATTTGCCCCAGAGATCCAGCTCGAGCTGTCAACACCAGAaaaccaccccaacacacaccccAGAGCCCAATCTCCATGCACGACAAGGAGCCATCCATTACCCCATTGATCCCTCCTTTAATTTCAACCAGCATCTCCCAGTTAGGCCTGCAAACACTTTCCCAGGTGTTTCCCCCTCCCCAGACCTGCAGGGTTCGTCTCCATACCAGGGCTTCAGTGCCTCTTCCTCACCCCTTCCTGCGCTCACTCCACAGCCAAAGAACACATCGTCTTCATCCCTGCCTCAAGAACAAGATGTTGAGGAAGAGGCGCTGAACTTGGAAGGTCTGGTGGCTCATCGCATTGCCGGTATGATTTATATTGTTATAATGTTGCAACGTAATACAGGTGTTTTAAGTTTGTTTTACAGTGCTCTTTAACTGTTCACCAGTCAAATATGCAAACAGCACTCTCGGGGTTCGTTCTGTAAAATCTGGCTCCAGCTGGGagcaggccctgagcaccaggcTGCACGTGAGCCGCGTGGCTTCCAGTGGTCTTTACCACTGATTAGTCACTGGGGGTTGCAGCGGAGTCTGACCCGGTGCTGTAAATTTAgctgtgctgcagagctgctgggtgTGGAGATGGAATGAAAGTAAGAATAGCTGCGCATCCAGGAGCTCAAGCTTCCAGGGATTTTCTGCATTCTTGGTTACCTTTATGGGAAATGGTCTTTAGGGTCTGAGGCTCCCCCAGTGGTGCAGTTGTGAACTGCATTCACTTTTAGATGAGGCAACTTGTTTTTAACATTCTAAGAAGTTTAAAACATCTCATTTCACATTTTTTGAATCAATTTCATTCGAgacatttttttctgatttttcttctcctttttctgttcAATCTATCTCCCCCACTGTGTGGATGACTTCCCCTCCCTCTAAAAAACATTGCTTTCTTCTCGGCACTGCTCTCATCTTCTTCCCCTACttgcctcctccatctcctgacCTCCACTCACCACCCTGACCTCCCTCTCTCGGAAAACAGAGTACAACGCTCGTATCCGGGGCATCAGCGAAAGCATGACACCGCAACAATCTGACCGTCACCGCTCCTATTCCTTCTCTGGTTTGTCCACTTTGCCTCGCTTTTATGTTCCgacatatattttattttaaaaatactttCCATTAATTTTTACCTCCATGAATTTTCATCATTTCTGCTATCTTTTCATTTCCACTGCTCCCCTTTCCCTTCTCTCTTGTTTTCTCGCTGACGACAGGTTGAGGTTATGCTCGCGCTACATTTAAGGATTATTTTTTCCCAAACTTCCGACTGCTAGTCCTTTTCTGTGTTGCATCCTCTGAAGTATGTCTGCTCTTAAACTTCTGATGGTCGATCTTGTTCTTATGAATATTTCCGCGTGGTTCAGGCGTTCGCTCCAGAGGAATGACCCCAGAAGTGACACAGGACAGCGGTCGACGTAGGACCACCAGTGAGGGACAGTACCAGAGCAGCCACGACAGCACACCAATGGTTGATTCACCGGACTTTGCCCACAGTTTGACCCTCAACCCTGGAGGCAGACCCAGAGAGGTCAGCCTTGTTACAGTGCTCTAAATGTGTTGACTAAACCGAGTAGAAAATTCAACCCATGTGATAACTGCACACGTCAATGTTCAAagccaaaaaataaaataactacaGTGTGTGAAAATAATGGAGGCCAGTTATCGTGCTGATTGGTTCATGTTGTGGTGGActcatttttttcttcaggGCCAGATTCACAGCTAcagggaggtgttggaggaCAGCGAGGTGGACCTTGTCATGCACAGTCCCACCTTCAGAGGCGGTGGTGAGAATTCCCCTCAGACCCCCAAGTTCCCTGTGTCACCACAGACTCCTTACTTTAACATGTGTAGGTTGACTCAAATTCTCAACACTGAAGTCTTCTGatttgtgtctttattttctaCTACATCATAAAAGCCATGAACAAACCAAAGCAACAAAGAAGTCAAAGCAGTTCAGGGTTCCAGGTTGCGGTGGGATTGGAATAATGCAGCTGGATTTTACATCAGTGGCTCAAGGACAGAAATTAAATAGTCTCTTAGTGACAAATCAAAGGAAGTTGGTCGTCACAATTACGGGCTTCCCATTCGTATACAAAATTATTTGTAGCATTGTCAAAATTAGAAACCATGCTGTTGGTGTCCTTCATCCGTAGGGCAGCGCAAACCTGCTTAGAATTAGGACATCCGGGTTCTCCACCCTGACCCCAGGCCTTGTAACTAGTTGTCTCGCCGTCCACCCACAGCCATTTCCCTGAGAAGAAATGCAGACCAATCCAAacgggctctgtgctttgggtTTTGAGCAACTGTTTGCTAATCAACATCATCTCGGTTTCAGACAGCAGGCTGGCAAGGTCACGGTGGTGCTGCCTGCAGTAGCCCATAGCTTCCTCCCaagttttcctcttcctcaccacgATGGGGCTGTAGCAAAAAAATGTTGTCTTGTAGTCAGGGCCTGCATCATGCCAACCATCGTCAAGTAACATGCCATAGTCTTCTCCATGTTTATGATCAGGCTGATCAAAGGCCCAGAATAATACAGACGCCTCTCCACCTCCGGACCACCtccatttctctgtgtgtgtagaATTTCTATAAAGTCCAATCCAGCTTATCTCAGTGCGTTTCTTCTCAAGTCTCTGGTTGTCGTTTCTGTTGCTAACGTGAGCCAGGTCAGTGTGATGCACCTGGCAGAATTGCTGAGCTTTGTGCCAGGTCATTTTTTCCTCGATGTAGACATACTTGCTTGAAATTGTGGACCAGCTCAGCAGTAGCAGGGTGCAAGAGAAGGttttctccatctgttcctCGTACATCAGGCAGCACAACAAAGGTGTAAATGAGGCTGGGTTTGGTTTTGCACCTTTATTTTGCA harbors:
- the tns1a gene encoding tensin isoform X5 produces the protein MARLNWCLAAVISWGKFLFACFFPLRGAKRDTPDELEGVHTHTFKLKPFKKAKSCDICKQAITKEGLVCKACRLSCHKKCEVKVTTSCQTSTNHELGSARSCKSVEIRRKQSRSQSVVLTMEENYEVDLVYITERIISLCFPIGMEDQGYIANLKEVATMLRSKHGDHYLVLNLSEWRTELSKLNHKVLEFGWPDFHAPALDKICSMCKAIDTWLNGDSHNVVVLHNKGNRGRTGVVVAAYMHYSNISASADQALDRFAMRRFYEDKALPVGQPSQKRYVRYFNGLLSGHIKINNKPLFLHHVIMHGIPNFESKGGCRPFLKIYQAMQPVYTSGIYNVQGDSNTSICITIEPGLLLKGDILLKCYHKRYRGPTRDVVFRVQFHTCAIHDLGVVFGKSELDETFKDDRFPEYGKVEFVFSYAPEKIRGLDHLENGPSVSVDYNTQENLIRCDSYDNFSQRSEDAVDGEREVIHTQGPLDGSLYARVCKKDSLEGVVAINGNPVHENSLASTENQLQHTSSLLQTAEQTLPVIGHASLPAVDHTLSVSSDSGNSTASIKTDRTDEHSQPVHSTVNHNNPAVPHPTLSPQEKKELDQLLSGLEAPTLQRQAYLATSTSPGGGVRHLVPAQVHVNGGHPRLVPVPSTEERETDILDDELPNSQEGNSVDSLGTLSSLEGQATPGDLYYQQEKSVSRQNDGPYLERGVCREKKNEMPMHGVHTPMMQERPVDSVSPQGGYNKYQNGGGMYHSESYGIPPASSPEGNPKLMPRAPERSTSSREAVQRGLNAWHQYSLPDDPFGPPLQSTHSMPQFPTAASQRDIEQSIEALNMLMLDLDPINSHMSKSHSAPSGENILNSSQAPFSQTLSRPSYQGDSAIHRYNNSESVNNPSHQPIWSAGRVSAVPNQSPIMDSQAHLPQRSSSSCQHQKTTPTHTPEPNLHARQGAIHYPIDPSFNFNQHLPVRPANTFPGVSPSPDLQGSSPYQGFSASSSPLPALTPQPKNTSSSSLPQEQDVEEEALNLEGLVAHRIAEYNARIRGISESMTPQQSDRHRSYSFSGVRSRGMTPEVTQDSGRRRTTSEGQYQSSHDSTPMVDSPDFAHSLTLNPGGRPREGQIHSYREVLEDSEVDLVMHSPTFRGGGENSPQTPKFPVSPQTPYFNMSRVPPGLAKTPLSALELKPHDHDSDSNEGEQDNHTSRDSRVQPFNTSFSSTYPSHSSDGRRTGSSDVHSHTPSYANRPTSAEGSQVNVMGVHTVPGSPNTLHRTVATNTPPSPALQRRLGQASPSLARHQPPAGANRDSVPSSPLIGRNPKTAAAGVPPSPLMGRRTAMSGHSTPDDIGPPPSTPAFPVSPQLPEKRHMSTGDVERTDNKNLMAGVGSSAPNLSGTHTLTDVQKSIYDGYPDIKMNVKFVQDTSKFWYKPDISREQAINLLKDREPGAFIIRDSHSFRGAYGLAMKVACPPPTVQQNKKVGDLTNELVRHFLIETSSRGVRLKGCPNEPYFGCLSALVYQHSMTPLALPCKLMIPTKDPNEEALELATPTDPVVELLKQGAVQKVPEEAYACNVLYINSVDMESLTGPQAIAKAISLTLATNPLPAATTVHFKVSMQGITLTDSQRKLFFRRHYPINTITFCDIDPQNRKWGKEGGGSVKLFGFVARKQGSTTDNVSHLFAELDPDQPASAITSFVSKTMKR